A genomic window from Silene latifolia isolate original U9 population chromosome 11, ASM4854445v1, whole genome shotgun sequence includes:
- the LOC141615051 gene encoding uncharacterized protein LOC141615051 yields MATPNASASTSSTPLSNVSWLRSFMDRCKLEKNGSNFADWDAQLRLAAQGDDKLRYLTEASPTEPPNTRSAARQSYEDYQKESAAMKNVLIFAMEAELQRSAIKISTAHEIYMKLVNMFSRAPRVIQYEAASAFFDLNIKEGQKVSPHVLKLIEHVETLKSYKVEIPDELVIDRILHSLSKIKAYVQFRVNFNMQDKKVSLDELHKMLVQAERDMGLSVSTTKDVLNINQKSKGTFKKSGKKGKKRTPNRNKAKTYEASSSKPKYSAPSGDKCHYCCGVGHWKRNCSKYLGDIKAGKVTPVGPPPSKDKGKEKQV; encoded by the exons atggcaactccaaacgcgtccgcatccactagttccaccccgctttccaatgtgtcatggctccgatccttcatggatcgatgtaagttagaaaagaatgggtccaatttcgccgattgggatgcacaacttcgcttggccgcgcaaggtgacgacaagcttcgttaccttaccgaggcatctcccaccgaaccaccTAATACTAGGTCCGCCGCTAGGCAATCCTATGAggattaccaaaaggagtcggccgcaatgaaaaatgtattgatctttgctatggaggccgaactccaaagaagtgctataaagattagcaccgctcatgagatctatatgaagcttgtgaacatgttttcacgagctcctagggtcattcaatatgaggcggcttccgcattctttgatcttaacatcaaagagggccaaaaggtgagtccacatgtgctcaaattgatagagcatgttgagaccttaaaatcatataaggtggaaattcccgatgaactcgtgattgatcgaattcttcattccctaagcaaaatcaaagcatatgttcaattccgggtgaattttaatatgcaagataagaaggtttcccttgatgagttgcacaaaatgcttgtgcaagccgaaagggatatggggctaagtgttagcaccaccaaagatgtgctcaatatcaatcaaaagagcaaaggaaccttcaagaaaagtgggaaaaagggaaagaagcgaactcccaacaggaacaaagctaagacttatgaagcaagctcctccaagcccaagtacagtgccccatccggggacaagtgccactattgttgtggtgttgggcattggaagagaaactgttccaagtatcttggcgacatcaaagctggaaaggttactccagtag ggccccctcctagcaaggacaaaggcaaggagaagcaagtctag